A single genomic interval of Zingiber officinale cultivar Zhangliang chromosome 4A, Zo_v1.1, whole genome shotgun sequence harbors:
- the LOC121973192 gene encoding LOB domain-containing protein CRL1-like: MAGFGSPCGACKFLRRKCVAGCVFAPYFRDEQGAAHFAAIHKVFGASNVGKLLMHLPLPDRFQAAITISYEAQARLQNPIYGCVAHIFALQQQILNLQAQVASLEAQTSKGLNATAINPPPPSHPHPQQVNPYNAFQPHQSQHSSHGFFINQTLGVAEMTTPSMDVEHSMNGIDPDFEMIGEDLLCPFGNEDFNCLDIQDSFWKSTYQGMEERLNF; encoded by the exons ATGGCCGGCTTTGGGTCTCCCTGCGGCGCCTGCAAGTTTCTCCGGCGGAAGTGCGTGGCCGGCTGCGTCTTCGCCCCCTACTTCCGCGACGAGCAGGGTGCTGCCCACTTCGCCGCCATCCATAAGGTCTTTGGGGCTAGCAATGTCGGCAAGTTGCTCATGCACCTGCCGTTGCCCGACCGCTTTCAGGCCGCAATTACGATCTCCTACGAGGCTCAAGCAAGGCTCCAGAACCCCATCTATGGCTGCGTCGCCCATATCTTCGCCCTCCAACAACAA ATTCTTAATCTACAAGCTCAAGTGGCCTCCCTTGAAGCACAGACGTCAAAAGGACTCAATGCCACTGCCATCAATCCCCCTCCTCCTTCTCATCCTCATCCACAACAAGTCAACCCCTACAACGCATTTCAACCTCACCAAAGTCAACACTCATCTCATGGCTTCTTCATCAACCAAACTTTAGGGGTCGCAGAGATGACTACACCCTCCATGGATGTGGAACATTCCATGAATGGAATTGACCCCGACTTCGAAATGATTGGTGAGGATTTACTGTGCCCTTTTGGAAATGAGGACTTCAATTGCTTGGATATCCAAGACAGCTTTTGGAAGTCAACTTACCAAGGAATGGAGGAGAGGCTCAATTTCTAA